From the Malus domestica chromosome 17, GDT2T_hap1 genome, one window contains:
- the LOC103425791 gene encoding uncharacterized protein encodes MDARDGWHVPYGETGALDKAIINRTMIRFRPIAPKPADGGSSSGTTSADGKTVLSASKRVKRKYIRVAKNPKNNNGARKIINSRSSTVDNPTAVVTLQLMPEKTDSRDFSGSGSWCTSVDPTVVKTSDNRELPTWMNLNPKMNWSVWNADTRSGTDLTAVVPRVAAVDSWVTVESVTDTCMDVRGLGCTDVEKLKSLDKDTCPGFTSDGFSRVQWVNEAYKRMVNYVEGQSPPAEVVVRLATKESLPYTHPAFSCRVRLQYYTRQKEKCSKMVPCDVWRMECGLAWRLDIKAALSLGL; translated from the coding sequence ATGGACGCCAGAGATGGATGGCACGTGCCATATGGTGAGACCGGTGCTCTGGATAAAGCGATAATCAACCGGACAATGATCAGATTCCGGCCGATCGCTCCGAAACCGGCGGATGGCGGCTCTTCCTCCGGTACGACTTCGGCGGATGGTAAAACCGTTCTTAGTGCAAGCAAGAGAGTCAAGAGGAAGTACATTAGGGTTGCAAAGAACCCTAAAAATAATAACGGCGCCAGAAAAATAATCAACAGTAGATCTTCCACAGTAGATAATCCGACGGCTGTCGTCACTCTTCAGCTGATGCCGGAAAAAACAGactcgagagatttttcaggtAGTGGATCTTGGTGTACTTCTGTTGATCCTACGGTTGTTAAAACATCGGATAACAGGGAGTTGCCTACGTGGATGAACCTAAACCCTAAGATGAACTGGTCCGTCTGGAACGCGGACACCCGATCCGGCACAGATCTTACGGCGGTGGTGCCTCGGGTGGCGGCGGTGGACTCGTGGGTGACGGTGGAAAGCGTGACAGACACGTGCATGGATGTACGAGGTTTAGGTTGTACGGACGTGGAGAAACTGAAGAGTTTGGATAAAGACACGTGTCCGGGGTTTACATCGGACGGTTTTAGCAGAGTGCAGTGGGTGAACGAGGCCTACAAGAGGATGGTGAACTACGTGGAGGGGCAGTCGCCGCCGGCGGAGGTTGTGGTGCGGCTGGCTACGAAAGAGAGCCTGCCGTATACTCACCCAGCGTTCAGTTGCCGGGTGAGGCTGCAGTACTACACGAGGCAGAAGGAGAAGTGCTCGAAGATGGTGCCGTGCGATGTGTGGAGGATGGAGTGCGGGTTGGCTTGGAGGCTGGACATCAAGGCGGCGCTTAGTTTGGGTCTTTGA